The following proteins come from a genomic window of Anopheles ziemanni chromosome 3, idAnoZiCoDA_A2_x.2, whole genome shotgun sequence:
- the LOC131287439 gene encoding MFS-type transporter SLC18B1-like: MALDFTRRQWLTLMIMGLADFCNAICVSLQAPFFPNEAESKGATATEYGLVFGIFELVVFIISPVYGQYINRIGPKVLFNSGIFTTGTSAILFGLLDRVPGHVPFITLAFVIRIVEALGNAAFLTASFAIIAKEFPNNVATTFASLETCFGLGLIVGPMVGGALYSVGGYYLPFVVLGSALFVTAILTLCILPKHPDDQPPNREKSASLLSVLKIPGVVVCALAICATSASIGFLSATMEPHLRQFDLSPILLGVVFVINGGVYALTAPVWGWSVDKFLNPKIVSTVGCFLIVGGFCLVGPASFLPLETNLTYVITGLVLHGLGIAAVLVSSFTDALDISIKKGLPDNIETYGLISGLWTSTFAFGAFVGPSASGLLFDAIGFRASTVFIIGLQLLVGIITILFLFFERTPAPYKEVSSTESLIKPDNASTHDGDSHNESTASRSSSLDITYRGNKSGFSGSQSSLIGSWRPSVNNLLISNSYQSKQGHWARSVTELESNSGTQYGTHYGSFDARPGYHDTMA; encoded by the exons ATGGCTCTAGATTTCACGAGACGCCAGTGGCTGACACTGATGATCATGGGACTGGCCGACTTCTGCAATGCCATCTGCGTCAGTTTACAGGCGCCGTTCTTCCCGAACGAG GCAGAATCGAAAGGCGCCACGGCCACCGAGTACGGGCTCGTGTTCGGCATCTTCGAGCTGGTGGTGTTCATCATCTCGCCCGTCTACGGTCAGTACATCAACCGGATCGGGCCGAAAGTATTATTCAACAGTGGCATCTTCACCACGGGCACCTCGGCCATCCTGTTCGGTCTGCTGGACCGCGTGCCTGGCCACGTGCCCTTCATTACGCTCGCGTTCGTGATACGCATCGTGGAGGCGCTTGGGAATGCGGCCTTCCTGACGGCCTCGTTCGCCATTATCGCCAAGGAGTTCCCGAACAACGTCGCCACCACCTTCGCCTCTCTCGAGACCTGCTTTGGGCTGGGACTGATCGTCGGACCGATGGTCGGTGGGGCGCTGTACAGCGTCGGTGGTTACTATCTGCCGTTCGTCGTGCTCGGATCGGCCCTGTTCGTGACGGCCATCCTGACACTCTGCATCCTACCGAAGCACCCGGACGACCAGCCACCGAACCGGGAGAAGTCCGCCTCACTGCTTTCCGTGCTCAAGATCCCGGGAGTGGTCGTGTGCGCCTTGGCCATTTGCGCCACCAGCGCGTCTATTGGATTCCTAAGCGCCACGATGGAACCACACTTGCGACAGTTCGATCTCAGTCCAATTCTTCTTG GTGTCGTGTTTGTTATCAACGGGGGAGTGTACGCACTCACGGCTCCTGTGTGGGGTTGGAGCGTCGATAAGTTCCTCAACCCAAAGATCGTTTCCACCGTCGGCTGCTTCCTGATCGTCGGTGGGTTCTGCTTGGTTGGTCCTGCGTCATTCCTCCCACTGGAAAC AAATCTCACCTACGTCATTACTGGACTGGTGCTACACGGACTGGGCATTGCGGCAGTTCTTGTTTCCAGCTTCACCGATGCCCTCGACATATCGAT TAAAAAAGGCCTCCCTGACAACATCGAAACGTATGGGCTCATCTCCGGACTGTGGACCTCAACCTTCGCCTTCGGTGCCTTCGTCGGACCGTCCGCCAGCGGGCTGTTGTTCGATGCGATCGGCTTCCGTGCGTCCACAGTGTTCATCATCGGATTGCAGCTGCTCGTCGGCATCATCACCATTCTGTTCCTCTTCTTCGAGCGCACGCCCGCTCCGTACAAGGAAGTCTCCTCCACCGAGTCCCTCATCAAGCCCGACAATGCCAGCACGCACGATGGGGATTCACACAACGAAAGTACCGCTAGTCGTAGCAGTAGTCTTGACATAACCTACAGAGG CAACAAGTCGGGATTCTCTGGCAGTCAGAGTTCACTCATCGGTTCTTGGCGCCCGTCGGTAAACAACCTGCTAATCAGCAACAGCTATCAAAGCAAGCAAGGACACTGGGCACGTTCCGTCACCGA ATTGGAGAGCAACAGTGGCACGCAGTACGGAACGCACTATGGAAGCTTCGATGCCAGACCCGGCTACCATGACACGATGGCTTAG
- the LOC131287498 gene encoding protein takeout-like encodes MAVQCLLLCSLMMMTVSGALYERPSYIHPCRRNDPEINKCIRNSLNFVKPYVARGLPELKTPPLEPLRIEELAMENNAGAVRIKALFTDIVALGAGNYTIKEVRSDLKKLRIDMSIGIPRVETRGKYEVIGNVLLLPVRSNGEFWTEFSDITAIAKIYGKAVERDGESFMGIEKITVDFTMKNARFKVKDHVNTQNVLGEAINQFLNQNANELIQEMRPAASQSIGKLFRKFLNEAFTNLPTRLWLLED; translated from the exons ATGGCCGTCCAGTGTTTGCTGCTCTGCAGTCTTATGATGATGACCGTTTCGGGCGCGCTGTACGAACGAC CTTCGTACATTCATCCTTGCCGACGAAACGATCCGGAGATCAACAAATGCATTCGCAACTCGCTCAACTTCGTCAAGCCGTACGTCGCCCGGGGTCTGCCGGAACTGAAGACGCCCCCGCTGGAGCCGCTGCGTATCGAAGAGCTGGCGATGGAAAACAACGCTGGCGCAGTGCGGATAAAGGCGCTGTTCACGGACATCGTGGCGCTCGGTGCTGGCAACTACACCATCAAGGAGGTGCGGAGTGACTTGAAGAAGCTGCGCATCGACATGAGCATCGGCATCCCGCGGGTTGAAACGCGCGGCAAGTATGAGGTGATCGGAAACGTGCTTCTACTCCCTGTGCGATCGAACGGCGAGTTCTGGACCGAGTTCT CGGACATTACTGCCATCGCAAAAATCTACGGCAAAGCGGTAGAACGGGATGGAGAATCGTTCATGGGTATTGAGAAGATCACGGTCGATTTCACCATGAAGAACGCTCGCTTCAAGGTGAAGGATCACGTCAACACGCAAAATGTTCTCG GCGAGGCCATCAACCAGTTCCTCAACCAGAACGCGAACGAGCTCATCCAGGAGATGAGACCGGCGGCTTCCCAGAGCATCGGCAAGCTATTCCGGAAGTTCCTGAACGAGGCCTTCACCAACCTGCCGACGCGGTTGTGGCTGCTGGAGGACTGA
- the LOC131284172 gene encoding protein takeout-like codes for MGTLLVVTGLLLPLVFHTSEAKEVAIRNKDVPQYQEKPEWLRVCRRANPNEDDCFRKMFEGTFPYIAKGIPEIGVQPFDPLRIESIQVSRGSGGLTLSGGFKKLSIKGPSNTTVRRAFLDFEKKALGFELEIPKLRIDASYNLKGNVLLLPLVGDGDVTMTLKNVKTTVATKFSVRPLPEVSEDAIFIDEMKVTFLVGGMRIHLDNLFQGNQVLGASLNLFLNQNANEVIGELRSDLEHGLADIFIGLWNELFNKLPLKLWIA; via the exons ATGGGCACATTGCTGGTGGTCACTGGGCTGCTTTTGCCGCTGGTTTTCCACACGTCGGAGGCGAAAGAAGTCGCCATTCGGAACAAAGATGTACCGCAGTATCAAGAGAAAC CTGAGTGGCTGCGAGTATGTCGCCGGGCGAACCCGAACGAGGACGACTGCTTCCGCAAGATGTTTGAGGGAACGTTCCCGTACATCGCCAAAG GTATTCCGGAAATCGGCGTCCAACCGTTCGATCCGCTGCGGATAGAGTCGATCCAGGTTTCGCGCGGCTCGGGCGGCCTGACGCTGAGCGGTGGCTTCAAGAAGCTCAGCATCAAGGGTCCCTCGAACACCACCGTGCGCCGCGCCTTTCTCGACTTTGAGAAGAAAGCGCTCGGCTTCGAGCTGGAGATCCCGAAGCTGCGCATCGACGCCAGCTACAACCTGAAGGGAaatgtgctgctgctgccactgGTTGGCGATGGCGATGTGACGATGACGCTCAAGAACGTCAAGACCACGGTCGCGACCAAGTTCTCCGTGCGACCCCTGCCCGAGGTAAGTGAG GACGCTATTTTTATTGACGAGATGAAAGTGACCTTCCTCGTTGGTGGCATGCGCATTCACCTGGACAACCTGTTCCAAGGGAATCAGGTGCTCGGGGCCTCGCTGAACCTGTTCCTCAACCAGAACGCGAACGAAGTCATCGGCGAGCTGCGGTCCGATCTCGAGCACGGCCTGGCCGACATCTTCATCGGTCTCTGGAACGAACTGTTCAACAAGCTGCCACTGAAGCTCTGGATCGCGTAA